One segment of Gammaproteobacteria bacterium DNA contains the following:
- a CDS encoding DUF721 domain-containing protein: MKNSSKSVTSILSQKEGHFGALIRRADALSRLSKQVDELLPPHLKGKCQVANIRDNQIIFTCNSASWATHLHHEQRQLLSRLAVIPEYAQISSIRVKIAPHESTNKNQHQRIPRNPGTTALTAIDEFSEELEDSDLKRAFARLSQTLKKT, encoded by the coding sequence ATGAAAAACTCATCAAAATCAGTCACAAGCATCCTCAGTCAAAAAGAGGGCCATTTCGGCGCATTAATTCGTCGCGCAGACGCCCTGTCCCGCCTCAGCAAGCAGGTTGACGAATTACTTCCCCCCCATTTGAAAGGTAAGTGCCAGGTCGCCAACATCCGTGACAATCAAATTATTTTTACTTGTAATTCAGCTAGTTGGGCCACCCATCTTCACCATGAACAGCGTCAACTACTGTCTCGGCTGGCAGTGATCCCCGAATATGCTCAGATCTCGAGTATTCGGGTAAAAATTGCACCGCATGAATCTACAAACAAAAATCAACATCAACGCATTCCCAGAAATCCTGGGACAACTGCCTTGACAGCGATAGACGAATTTTCCGAGGAACTGGAAGATTCCGACCTCAAAAGAGCATTCGCCCGTCTTTCTCAGACCCTAAAAAAGACCTGA
- the ftsA gene encoding cell division protein FtsA, which translates to MGKKPEKQLLVGLDIGTSKVVAIVCEITPEGDIDIIGLGSHPSRGLKKGVVVNIESTVQSIQRAVEEAELMAGCQIHSVYTGIAGSHIRSLNSHGIVAIRDKEVNQGDVERVIDAARAVAIPADQKILHVLPQEFVIDEQDGVREPVGMSGVRLEAKVHMVTGAVSAAQNIIKCVKRCGLDVDDIILEQLASSYAVLTEDEKELGVCLVDIGGGTTDIAVFTDGAIRHTAVIPIAGDQVTSDIAVALRTPTHHAEEIKVRYGCALTQMASPDETIEVPSVGDRPSRRLARQTLAEVIEPRYEELFTLVQAELRRSGMEDMIAAGIVLTGGSAKMEGAIELAEEVFHMPVRLGLPQGVTGLVDVIRNPIHSTGVGLLLYGFKHQHSPRRGQGYGMSEESEGVWSRMKSWFQNNF; encoded by the coding sequence ATGGGAAAGAAACCGGAAAAACAATTATTGGTAGGCTTGGACATTGGAACGTCCAAGGTTGTTGCCATCGTTTGCGAAATTACACCGGAAGGTGATATCGACATCATCGGTCTCGGTTCGCACCCTTCTCGCGGTCTGAAAAAGGGCGTGGTAGTCAATATCGAATCGACGGTGCAGTCTATTCAACGCGCGGTGGAAGAAGCGGAGCTGATGGCAGGTTGTCAGATCCATTCGGTATATACCGGCATTGCAGGCAGCCATATTCGCAGCTTGAATTCGCATGGCATCGTTGCCATACGCGACAAGGAAGTTAACCAGGGCGATGTGGAAAGGGTAATCGATGCGGCACGCGCGGTTGCTATACCCGCAGATCAAAAAATACTACACGTGTTGCCGCAAGAATTTGTTATCGATGAGCAAGACGGCGTACGCGAACCCGTAGGTATGTCAGGCGTACGTTTAGAGGCTAAGGTACATATGGTTACCGGCGCAGTGAGTGCCGCGCAAAACATTATTAAATGCGTTAAGCGTTGTGGTCTGGATGTGGACGACATCATACTCGAACAATTGGCATCGAGTTACGCCGTGCTCACAGAAGATGAAAAAGAACTGGGCGTGTGCCTGGTTGACATCGGAGGTGGAACTACCGATATCGCAGTATTTACCGATGGCGCGATTCGTCACACTGCGGTCATTCCCATTGCCGGTGATCAGGTGACGAGCGATATAGCCGTCGCATTGCGTACGCCAACACATCATGCGGAAGAAATTAAAGTGAGATATGGCTGTGCACTGACGCAGATGGCGAGCCCCGATGAGACCATCGAGGTTCCCAGTGTCGGCGATCGGCCATCGCGACGTCTTGCAAGACAGACACTCGCAGAGGTTATTGAGCCTCGTTATGAAGAATTATTCACTCTGGTGCAGGCGGAATTGCGACGCAGCGGTATGGAAGACATGATCGCTGCGGGCATCGTACTCACCGGAGGTAGCGCAAAGATGGAAGGCGCGATTGAACTGGCAGAGGAAGTTTTTCACATGCCGGTTCGTCTCGGTTTGCCACAAGGCGTGACAGGATTAGTGGACGTGATTCGCAACCCGATTCACTCCACAGGGGTTGGCTTGCTGTTATACGGATTCAAACATCAACATTCGCCGCGTCGTGGACAGGGGTACGGCATGAGCGAAGAAAGCGAAGGTGTGTGGTCGCGTATGAAGTCTTGGTTTCAAAACAATTTTTGA
- a CDS encoding M23 family metallopeptidase — MSLILVTNKRGGTARVHLGGFVGLLLVLVLGLLITGSVYVGSWLERDNVAPDSMVRVLQTELAVQKHDLAAVTQSAEENMNALAMRLGQLKAHIVRLDALGQRLIDKAELDKGEFDFESPPAVGGPANAAGERGKAMSVPDFLTELDNLSGQVEHRSLQLGVLETMLMNRELQDEVYPAGRPVKRGWVSSYYGYRTDPFNGRIAHHDGIDIAGKHGSDIISVAAGVVTWSGKRYGYGNLVEINHGNGYVTRYGHCEKVLVKVGQMVKKGEEVAEMGSSGRSTGPHVHFEVIKNGRVVDPIRYVRASR, encoded by the coding sequence ATGAGTTTGATTCTTGTTACAAATAAACGTGGCGGTACGGCTCGAGTCCATCTTGGCGGTTTCGTCGGCCTATTGTTGGTTCTGGTTTTGGGATTGCTCATAACCGGATCTGTCTATGTAGGCTCCTGGCTAGAGCGCGATAATGTTGCTCCAGACTCTATGGTTCGTGTGCTGCAGACTGAACTTGCCGTGCAAAAACATGATCTGGCGGCGGTGACGCAATCAGCGGAAGAGAACATGAACGCCCTGGCGATGCGTCTCGGGCAGCTTAAAGCGCATATCGTTCGCCTTGATGCTCTTGGGCAACGTCTGATCGACAAAGCTGAGCTGGATAAAGGCGAATTTGATTTTGAGAGTCCTCCCGCAGTCGGTGGTCCTGCGAATGCAGCCGGTGAACGCGGCAAGGCCATGTCAGTTCCTGACTTTCTTACCGAACTAGACAACTTGTCAGGCCAGGTAGAGCACCGTTCTCTGCAGTTAGGCGTGTTGGAAACCATGCTCATGAACCGTGAGCTTCAGGACGAAGTCTATCCTGCGGGACGACCAGTTAAGCGCGGATGGGTTTCTTCCTATTACGGCTACCGTACTGACCCATTCAATGGACGTATCGCTCACCATGACGGTATCGACATCGCTGGTAAGCATGGCTCGGATATTATTTCCGTCGCTGCTGGTGTGGTGACCTGGTCCGGTAAGCGTTATGGCTACGGTAATCTGGTCGAAATCAACCACGGCAATGGCTATGTTACCCGTTATGGGCATTGCGAGAAGGTATTGGTGAAAGTGGGTCAGATGGTGAAGAAGGGCGAAGAAGTTGCGGAGATGGGTTCTTCAGGCCGCTCCACCGGACCGCACGTTCACTTCGAGGTTATCAAGAATGGCCGAGTGGTCGATCCTATACGCTATGTTCGAGCCTCGCGCTAA
- a CDS encoding D-alanine--D-alanine ligase, whose amino-acid sequence MTFRSVEEYGKVAVLMGGTSAEREISLKSGQAVLEALLRKGVDAHKVDAADSVIAALQNGGYSRVFNMLHGRMGEDGIMQGALELLGLPYTGSGVLGSALGMNKLRTKEVWIANDLPTPPYVVMRSRADVPVAIEKLKLPIFVKPAHEGSSIGITKAGDEAALEKAWMTANDIDDTVIAEGFIKGAEYTCAILGRDVLPLIRLETPHEFYDFHAKYVANTTKYHCPCGLDEETEKSLQALALRAFDVADARGWGRVDMMVAENGKPYLIEINTLPGMTDHSLVPMAAKQAGIEFDDLVLRILESSMTGASEGGFGGC is encoded by the coding sequence ATGACATTTCGTAGCGTCGAAGAATACGGAAAAGTAGCGGTGCTGATGGGTGGTACCTCGGCCGAACGTGAGATCTCTTTGAAAAGCGGCCAGGCGGTACTCGAGGCCTTGCTTAGAAAAGGTGTCGATGCACATAAAGTCGACGCTGCGGATAGCGTAATCGCGGCCCTGCAAAACGGTGGCTATAGCCGGGTATTCAATATGCTGCATGGGCGCATGGGTGAAGATGGGATTATGCAAGGCGCGCTTGAGTTACTCGGTTTGCCGTACACCGGGAGCGGCGTTTTGGGTTCGGCCCTGGGTATGAACAAGCTTCGTACAAAAGAAGTATGGATTGCCAATGATCTACCCACACCGCCCTATGTTGTTATGCGCAGTCGCGCCGATGTCCCGGTTGCGATTGAAAAACTGAAGTTGCCGATATTTGTGAAGCCTGCGCACGAAGGCTCTAGCATCGGCATAACAAAAGCCGGTGACGAGGCGGCTCTGGAAAAAGCCTGGATGACGGCGAATGATATTGACGACACGGTTATCGCGGAAGGATTTATCAAAGGCGCAGAATACACCTGTGCGATTTTAGGGCGCGATGTCTTGCCCCTGATTCGTCTTGAAACGCCACATGAGTTTTACGATTTTCATGCAAAATATGTAGCGAATACCACTAAGTATCATTGTCCTTGTGGGCTCGATGAAGAAACTGAAAAGTCGCTGCAAGCGCTTGCGCTCCGTGCCTTCGATGTGGCTGATGCGCGTGGCTGGGGACGTGTCGATATGATGGTGGCTGAAAATGGCAAGCCCTACTTGATCGAAATTAACACGCTTCCCGGAATGACTGACCACAGTTTAGTCCCGATGGCGGCTAAACAAGCGGGAATCGAATTTGATGACCTCGTATTGCGCATACTCGAATCGAGTATGACCGGTGCGAGTGAAGGAGGATTTGGTGGTTGCTAA
- a CDS encoding cell division protein FtsQ/DivIB produces MVAKAKPQVELEPASFSVRTFAYLLAVLLLAAILVYAVQQLSRSDVLPITELRISGEFKYQDAAELKDVVSSAMQGNFFTIDVESIHQKVVQLPWVDFAWVDRIWPNVLQVRVVEEKPLALLLGHGLINRHGMVFTSDVPPQLSATVPSLDGPEELKLKMVEEFQRLSVQLQQIDVGIASLSLDTRGSWRMTLSNNIEVVLGQQGMAMRLQRFLRIYGDRLVNDKDIKRIDLRYANGFVIGALEIDVNENGWES; encoded by the coding sequence GTGGTTGCTAAGGCAAAACCACAAGTAGAGTTAGAACCGGCTTCGTTTTCGGTGCGCACATTCGCCTATTTGTTGGCGGTGTTGTTGCTGGCTGCGATTCTGGTTTATGCAGTGCAGCAGCTGAGTCGCAGTGATGTTCTGCCTATTACCGAGTTGAGAATCAGTGGCGAATTCAAATACCAGGACGCAGCTGAGCTGAAAGACGTCGTGTCGTCTGCGATGCAAGGCAATTTTTTTACGATTGATGTTGAATCGATTCATCAAAAAGTCGTGCAGCTCCCATGGGTGGACTTTGCATGGGTCGATAGAATCTGGCCAAACGTGTTGCAGGTACGCGTGGTTGAGGAAAAACCTCTCGCGTTATTGCTTGGACATGGATTGATTAATCGTCACGGTATGGTGTTTACATCTGACGTGCCACCGCAGTTGTCTGCAACTGTTCCGAGTCTGGACGGACCAGAAGAGTTGAAACTGAAAATGGTGGAAGAGTTTCAACGTTTGAGTGTGCAGCTACAACAAATAGACGTGGGTATCGCGAGTCTGAGCCTGGATACTCGAGGTTCATGGCGCATGACCTTGAGCAACAATATAGAAGTTGTACTTGGGCAGCAGGGTATGGCGATGCGGCTGCAAAGATTCTTGCGCATATATGGCGATCGCCTGGTGAATGACAAAGATATCAAGCGTATTGATTTGCGTTACGCCAATGGTTTTGTCATCGGTGCTCTTGAAATAGATGTAAATGAAAACGGCTGGGAAAGCTGA
- the murB gene encoding UDP-N-acetylmuramate dehydrogenase, producing the protein MAFNQTLGSTMDHELNIRGTVSFNEPMSKHTSWRVGGPAEKFFKPADIDDVSAYLKSIDPNEPILFVGLGSNLLVRDGGISGTVILTNGLLNGLEMISPTQIRAEAGVACGKVARFAAKNSLTGIEFLAGIPGSMGGALRMNAGAFGGETWDWVSAVETMDRNGERHLRIPQEFEVGYRTVKGREDEWFVAAHLSLQKGDGEAALSRIKQLLARRNESQPTNLPNCGSVFRNPEDDFSARLIESAGLKGLCIGGACVSEKHANFIINSGNARAMEIEQLIEKVAATVEQIHGIRLVREVHIVGNAAEAGE; encoded by the coding sequence ATGGCTTTTAACCAGACATTAGGCAGCACAATGGATCATGAGTTAAATATACGTGGGACTGTGAGTTTTAACGAACCGATGTCCAAGCATACCTCTTGGAGGGTGGGTGGACCGGCGGAGAAGTTTTTCAAGCCGGCAGATATAGACGATGTGTCCGCTTATCTGAAAAGTATTGACCCAAATGAACCCATTCTATTTGTTGGATTGGGTAGCAACCTGCTCGTGAGAGACGGTGGAATTAGCGGAACAGTGATCTTAACCAATGGATTGCTCAACGGTCTGGAGATGATTTCACCGACGCAAATTCGCGCCGAAGCGGGTGTTGCTTGCGGTAAAGTCGCGAGATTTGCTGCAAAAAACAGTCTTACAGGAATCGAATTTCTTGCCGGGATCCCGGGTAGCATGGGCGGTGCGCTACGCATGAATGCGGGTGCCTTTGGCGGAGAAACCTGGGACTGGGTGAGTGCTGTTGAAACCATGGATAGAAATGGCGAACGTCATTTGCGAATACCACAAGAATTTGAAGTTGGATATCGGACGGTAAAAGGCCGAGAAGATGAATGGTTTGTTGCTGCCCACTTGTCATTACAAAAAGGTGATGGCGAAGCAGCGTTATCAAGAATTAAGCAACTGTTGGCGCGCAGAAATGAATCGCAACCGACAAATCTGCCAAATTGTGGTTCGGTATTCCGTAATCCTGAAGACGATTTCTCCGCGAGATTAATTGAATCCGCGGGTTTGAAGGGATTGTGTATAGGCGGTGCCTGTGTCTCGGAAAAACACGCCAATTTTATTATCAACTCGGGAAATGCGCGGGCAATGGAAATAGAACAACTTATCGAAAAAGTCGCAGCGACCGTCGAACAAATCCACGGGATACGTCTAGTGAGAGAAGTTCATATTGTTGGAAATGCCGCCGAGGCAGGAGAGTGA
- the lpxC gene encoding UDP-3-O-acyl-N-acetylglucosamine deacetylase, translating into MVRQRTLKNVIRATGIGLHTGKKVYLTLRPAAPDSGITFRRVDLDPVVSIKATAESVVDTRLSTTLGHDGVTVSTVEHLLSAFAGLGIDNASVDVSAEEVPIMDGSAGPFVFLIQSAGISEQPALKRYVKIKKPILVEQGDKWARFDPFDGFKVSFSIDFEHPVIKKSGNHSQVNFSTTSFVREVSRARTFGFTRDIEMLRSNNLALGGSMDNAVVVDDYRVLNADGLRYEDEFVRHKILDAIGDLYLLGHSLIGEFSGYKSGHALNNQLLRKLIEQKDAWEVITFEDEESAPISYVHAITSSG; encoded by the coding sequence ATGGTTAGGCAAAGAACGCTGAAAAATGTGATACGAGCAACCGGTATTGGTTTGCACACAGGGAAGAAGGTTTACCTTACCTTACGCCCTGCGGCACCTGATAGCGGCATAACCTTTCGTCGTGTCGATCTCGATCCTGTCGTTAGTATAAAAGCTACTGCTGAAAGCGTAGTGGACACTCGCTTGTCTACAACGCTAGGGCATGACGGTGTTACCGTTTCGACAGTCGAGCACCTGTTGTCAGCCTTTGCCGGTTTGGGTATCGACAATGCTAGCGTTGATGTCAGTGCCGAAGAAGTGCCTATCATGGATGGCAGCGCCGGCCCCTTTGTTTTCCTGATTCAATCCGCAGGAATTTCTGAACAACCCGCGCTAAAGCGTTATGTGAAAATAAAAAAACCTATCTTGGTAGAGCAAGGTGATAAGTGGGCGCGTTTCGACCCGTTTGACGGTTTTAAGGTTTCTTTTTCCATCGATTTCGAGCATCCGGTCATCAAAAAGAGCGGAAATCATTCACAAGTGAATTTTTCAACCACGTCCTTCGTGCGTGAAGTCAGTCGCGCCCGGACGTTTGGTTTTACCCGCGACATAGAAATGCTCCGTTCCAACAATCTTGCGCTAGGCGGAAGTATGGATAACGCCGTCGTGGTAGATGACTATCGCGTACTCAATGCGGACGGACTTCGCTATGAAGACGAATTTGTAAGACACAAGATTTTAGACGCAATCGGCGACCTCTATTTATTAGGGCATAGCCTGATTGGCGAATTTAGTGGCTATAAATCAGGGCATGCGCTGAATAACCAGTTATTGCGCAAACTCATCGAACAAAAGGACGCCTGGGAGGTGATCACCTTTGAAGATGAAGAATCCGCTCCGATTTCCTATGTTCATGCCATCACGTCAAGTGGCTGA
- the murC gene encoding UDP-N-acetylmuramate--L-alanine ligase, translated as MFDRIYTGANATRNMGRIKQIHFVGIGGVGMCGIAEVYANLGFSVSGSDLKQTATTRRLEDMGIRIAIGHAAENVQDADVVVISSAVGKENPEVREARELMIPVVRRAEMLAELMRFRFGIAVAGTHGKTTTTSLVSSLLAEGDLDPTFVIGGKLNSLGVNARLGEGSYLVAEADESDASFLHLQPMMTIVTNIDADHMSTYDGDFSKLRRTFIEFLHHLPFYGLAVMCIDDPQIADVLKEIARPVLTYGLSEEADLRASNIEQRGMQTHFTVSTRENPEWLQVTLNLPGTHNVQNALAAIAVANQLGVADKAILKALSSFEGIGRRFQVHGDIALPNGKVTLVDDYGHHPREVQATLDAINKVWPDRRIVVAFQPHRYSRTRDLFEDFVQVLSQPEVLLLLEVYAAGEEPVTGADSRSLMRAIRMRASNDPVFIETIQELKDLVPKVLQDNDVLLTLGAGDIGSVPGELFKTYSDEKEVALPANGGAREC; from the coding sequence ATGTTTGATCGAATTTATACTGGCGCAAACGCTACCCGAAATATGGGGCGCATTAAGCAGATACACTTTGTTGGTATCGGTGGCGTCGGTATGTGCGGTATCGCTGAGGTATACGCGAATCTAGGTTTTTCCGTTAGTGGGTCAGATCTCAAACAGACAGCAACGACTCGACGTCTTGAAGACATGGGTATACGCATTGCCATAGGGCATGCAGCGGAAAATGTACAGGACGCGGATGTTGTTGTTATCTCCAGTGCAGTAGGTAAGGAAAATCCCGAAGTAAGGGAAGCTCGCGAGTTAATGATCCCGGTGGTGCGTCGGGCCGAAATGCTTGCTGAGTTGATGCGTTTTCGTTTTGGCATCGCCGTTGCCGGAACTCATGGTAAGACCACAACTACCAGTCTGGTGTCCAGCCTGTTGGCAGAAGGCGACCTTGATCCGACTTTTGTCATCGGCGGCAAGCTCAATAGCCTGGGTGTCAATGCCCGTTTAGGTGAAGGTTCATATCTGGTTGCCGAAGCGGATGAAAGCGATGCGTCATTTCTACATCTGCAACCCATGATGACAATCGTCACCAATATCGATGCCGATCACATGAGTACCTACGACGGTGATTTCTCAAAGTTGCGACGGACGTTTATTGAATTTTTACATCACTTGCCATTTTACGGATTGGCGGTGATGTGTATTGATGATCCACAAATTGCCGATGTGTTGAAGGAGATTGCGCGACCGGTTTTGACATATGGACTGAGTGAAGAGGCAGATTTACGTGCCAGCAATATCGAACAGCGGGGAATGCAAACACATTTTACGGTTTCGACTCGCGAAAACCCCGAGTGGTTGCAAGTGACCTTGAATTTGCCTGGAACCCACAATGTGCAAAACGCACTTGCCGCGATTGCGGTAGCAAACCAGCTTGGTGTTGCGGATAAGGCAATTTTAAAAGCGCTGTCGTCTTTCGAGGGCATCGGAAGGCGTTTTCAAGTTCATGGCGATATCGCTTTGCCCAACGGTAAAGTGACCTTGGTTGATGACTATGGTCATCATCCCCGTGAAGTACAAGCGACTCTCGATGCAATTAATAAAGTATGGCCAGATCGCCGCATTGTCGTTGCGTTTCAGCCACACCGTTATTCGCGTACGCGTGATTTGTTTGAAGATTTTGTGCAGGTTTTGTCTCAGCCTGAAGTTTTGCTGCTATTGGAAGTATATGCCGCTGGCGAGGAGCCAGTGACAGGTGCGGATAGTCGTTCCCTGATGAGGGCGATCCGCATGCGTGCGAGCAATGATCCAGTTTTTATTGAAACGATACAAGAACTAAAAGATTTGGTGCCCAAGGTGTTACAGGACAATGATGTGTTGTTAACACTTGGGGCGGGGGATATAGGAAGTGTGCCGGGTGAACTGTTCAAAACATATTCTGATGAAAAAGAAGTAGCATTGCCAGCAAACGGAGGTGCTCGCGAATGTTGA
- the ftsZ gene encoding cell division protein FtsZ has translation MFEIMDAYSQNAVIKVVGVGGGGGNAVEHMLSANIEGVDFIAANTDAQALKNSSARTIVQLGANVTRGLGAGANPEIGRQAALEDKDRLADELQGADMIFITAGMGGGTGTGAAPIVAQVARDLGILTVAVVTKPFPFEGRKRMAYAEHGMAELAQYVDSLITIPNEKLLSVLGKNISLLDAFKAANDVLLNAVQGIAELITRPGLINVDFADVRTVMSEMGMAMMGSGRARGEDRARVAAETAIASPLLEDVQLSGARGILVNVTAGLDMSIGEFEIVGNTVKEFASDNATVVVGTVIDPDMQEELRVTVVATGIGGAESTEKVTETEPMKLIKNRDGDVDYKKLNRPTVIRRKNAEESARSTSPDDLEYLDIPAFLRRQAD, from the coding sequence ATGTTCGAAATAATGGACGCATACTCACAAAACGCCGTCATTAAAGTTGTAGGCGTGGGAGGGGGTGGAGGTAATGCGGTCGAGCATATGTTGTCGGCAAATATCGAAGGGGTAGACTTTATTGCCGCCAATACGGATGCACAGGCCCTAAAAAATTCTTCCGCCAGAACAATTGTGCAGTTGGGTGCGAATGTAACGCGCGGTCTTGGTGCAGGTGCAAACCCTGAAATTGGTCGACAGGCAGCTTTGGAAGACAAAGACAGACTGGCCGATGAACTTCAAGGCGCAGATATGATCTTTATCACCGCGGGTATGGGCGGCGGCACGGGAACAGGCGCGGCGCCTATCGTTGCACAAGTTGCAAGAGATCTTGGAATACTCACGGTTGCCGTCGTTACCAAGCCGTTTCCTTTCGAAGGGCGTAAACGCATGGCCTATGCTGAGCATGGTATGGCTGAATTGGCACAATATGTGGATTCACTAATAACGATTCCCAATGAAAAGCTACTGTCAGTGTTGGGGAAAAACATCAGTTTGCTGGACGCATTTAAAGCGGCAAATGATGTATTGCTCAACGCGGTGCAAGGCATTGCCGAATTAATCACTCGTCCGGGTCTGATTAATGTGGATTTCGCAGACGTTCGCACGGTGATGTCGGAAATGGGCATGGCGATGATGGGCTCTGGTCGTGCCCGTGGTGAAGACCGTGCTCGAGTGGCGGCAGAAACAGCAATCGCAAGTCCGTTGCTTGAAGATGTTCAACTGTCGGGCGCACGCGGCATACTCGTGAATGTGACCGCTGGACTGGATATGTCTATTGGCGAATTTGAAATTGTGGGAAATACGGTTAAAGAGTTTGCATCAGACAACGCGACCGTGGTTGTGGGCACTGTTATCGATCCTGACATGCAGGAAGAATTGCGAGTGACGGTTGTTGCAACCGGCATTGGCGGTGCGGAAAGCACAGAAAAAGTAACGGAAACCGAGCCTATGAAATTGATAAAGAATCGCGATGGAGATGTCGACTATAAGAAGCTCAATCGACCAACAGTTATTCGTCGAAAAAACGCTGAAGAAAGTGCGCGTTCGACGTCACCTGACGATCTCGAGTATCTCGACATACCGGCGTTTTTGCGTCGACAGGCCGACTAA